A single genomic interval of Daucus carota subsp. sativus chromosome 1, DH1 v3.0, whole genome shotgun sequence harbors:
- the LOC108212801 gene encoding uncharacterized protein LOC108212801 has product MAVKDFVEVWHFVWSMEFWRMGVCWTLSLLLAYARLLGQRFLTRGNKSYGRCWKHSGARKPVCVITGATSGLGAAAAADLARNGFYVVLVGRSSHLLSKTISEIRLQNKAADLKAFHLDLSSFGSILKFEANLQQWLLDSDLHCSIQILINNAGILATSYRCTPEGYDQMMGTNYIGAFALTKVLQPLLEKSPTPARIVNVSSFTHWNALSGIRVDKETVSGMSFSKLKCYPYAHIYEYSKLCLLLFTYELHRQFDILQKPHQISVVAVDPGVVKTNIMREIPSCLSESAFLVLRVLGLLQPPEVGVTSIVDAALSPPEASGSYFFGGSGRTLKSSELSYDKDFAKELWKTSCELFLDAQQLSQETSR; this is encoded by the exons ATGGCAGTTAAAGATTTTGTAGAGGTCTGGCATTTTGTGTGGTCAATGGAATTTTGGAGGATGGGAGTTTGTTGGACATTGTCTCTTCTTTTGGCGTATGCTCGATTGCTTGGTCAGAGGTTTTTGACTCGAGGGAACAAATCGTATGGTCGTTGTTGGAAACACAGTGGTGCTAGAAAGCCTGTCTGCGTGATCACAGGC GCAACGTCTGGTCTCGGTGCTGCAGCAGCAGCTGATCTGGCAAGGAATGGATTCTATGTTGTTCTTG TTGGAAGATCATCTCATCTGCTATCGAAG ACTATTTCTGAGATCAGATTGCAAAATAAAGCTGCGGATCTCAAAGCATTTCATCTAGACTTATCATCATTTGGGTCAATTTTAAAGTTTGAAGCCAACCTTCAGCAGTGGCTTCTGGATTCAGATTTACATTGTTCTATACAGATCTTAATTAATAATGCTGGAATACTTGCAACGTCATATAGATGCACTCCTGAGGGCTATGATCA GATGATGGGAACTAATTATATTGGCGCATTTGCTCTAACAAAGGTTCTACAGCCGCTATTGGAAAAAAGTCCTACCCCTGCTCGGATTGTTAATGTTTCATCATTTACACATTGGAATG CACTATCTGGCATTCGCGTTGACAAGGAAACTGTATCTGGGATGTCCTTTTCAAAATTGAAATGCTATCCTTATGCTCATATATACGAGTATTCAAAAT TATGCTTACTACTATTCACTTACGAGCTTCACCGACAGTTTGATATCTTGCAAAAGCCACATCAGATATCTGTAGT TGCCGTAGATCCTGGAGTAGTGAAAACCAACATTATGCGAGAAATTCCTTCATGTCTCTCAGAGTCTGCATTTTTGGTCCTGAGAGTTCTGGGCCTGTTGCAGCCACCTGAAGTTGGGGTAACCTCCATTGTTGATGCAGCCCTTTCCCCTCCT GAAGCATCTGGATCTTACTTCTTTGGTGGGAGTGGCAGAACTCTTAAATCCTCTGAACTTTCTTATGACAAAGACTTTGCAAAAGAACTCTGGAAAACCTCATGCGAGTTGTTCCTAGATGCACAGCAGCTATCTCAGGAGACTTCCAGATGA